One genomic window of Acidobacteriota bacterium includes the following:
- a CDS encoding gamma-glutamylcyclotransferase: MIKQIFVYGTLMIDGLHADLLPRRRDVKPLGPARCRGQLYDLGEFPALFLEGRTWVAGELYRCDAIDDIFATLDPLERESGLERALLEIRWRLGETQAWGYVARILPAGAALIPSGSYKARLREIRDAEGPG; this comes from the coding sequence ATGATCAAACAGATCTTCGTGTACGGAACCCTGATGATCGACGGCCTCCACGCCGATCTCCTGCCGCGGCGGAGGGACGTCAAGCCCCTCGGCCCCGCGCGCTGCCGCGGACAACTCTACGACCTCGGGGAGTTCCCGGCGCTTTTCCTCGAGGGGCGCACGTGGGTGGCCGGTGAGCTCTATCGCTGCGACGCGATCGACGACATCTTCGCGACGCTCGATCCCCTCGAGAGGGAGTCCGGCCTCGAGCGGGCGCTCCTCGAGATAAGGTGGCGCCTCGGCGAGACGCAGGCGTGGGGGTACGTGGCCCGCATCCTTCCCGCCGGCGCCGCGCTCATCCCCTCGGGCTCCTACAAGGCCCGCCTGCGCGAGATCCGGGACGCGGAGGGGCCGGGTTGA